A genomic window from Triticum urartu cultivar G1812 chromosome 7, Tu2.1, whole genome shotgun sequence includes:
- the LOC125522413 gene encoding 60S ribosomal protein L34-like, with product MVQRLTYRKRHSYATKSNQTRVVKTPGGKLVYQYTKKRASGPKCPVTGKKIQGIPHLRPTEYKRSRLSRNRRTVNRPYGGVLSGPAVRERIIRAFLVEEQKIVKKVLKIQKTKEKTTKS from the exons ATGGTGCAGAGGCTGACATACCGAAAGCGCCACAGCTACGCCACCAAGTCGAATCAGACTCGCGTCGTCAAGACCCCAG GTGGGAAGCTTGTCTACCAGTACACCAAGAAGCGGGCGAGTGGGCCAAAATGCCCGGTTACCGGCAAGAAGATCCAAGGA ATCCCACACCTGAGGCCTACTGAGTACAAGAGGTCCAGATTGTCGAGGAACAGGAGGACTGTGAACCGTCCTTATGGTGGTGTTCTGTCTGGTCCTGCAGTCAGGGAGAG GATCATTAGGGCGTTTTTGGTGGAGGAGCAGAAGATTGTGAAGAAGGTGCTTAAGATCCAGAAGACCAAGGAGAAGACCACCAAGAGCTAA